TGCCCAAAGCATTGAGCAACAAATAGTGAGTGGTACCTTGCCCGTTGGGCACAAACTCCCTTCTGTGCGTGTATTGTGCCAACAACAACAGGTAAGCCCCTCTACAGTGTTTAATGCCTACTATAGGCTCGAAACTATGGGCTTAATAGAAGCACGCCCCAAGTCTGGTTACTATGTGCGCCAATCACGTGCTGTGCAACGAATGCAGCGTTACCAGGAAATATTGCCCTCGCCCCAAAAACTGCCGCCACTCAACCCCTCAGTATCCGATATTATAGATGACATAGAGCAGTTCAATCAGTTGTCAGGAGTTACCTCATTTGCCCCTGCTACTCCTGCGCTGCAAATGTTGCCAGGGCAAAAATTACAAAAGTCGGTGAGAGAAGTAATGCGAAAATATTCGGATGAATGCCTTAACTATGCGCCGGTGCATGGGTTAGCCTGCCTCAGAGAGCAAATTTTGTTGCATGGGGCACATTGGGGATTTCGGGGTAGTCCTCACGAGGTATTAGTAACAGCGGGTTGTTTGGAAGCCATAAGCTTGTGCCTTCAGGCGCTGACCCGCCCTGGTGACTTGATCATTACTGAAACCTTGACTTACTTTGGTATCCAACAATTGATTCAAAACCTGGGACTGAAGGTAGCACCAGTGGCAATACACCCTGAAACAGGGCTCGACATGAAGCATATAACAACACTGTTGAAAGCACATAAGGTAAAGGCATGTTTGTTTACTTCTAACTTTCATAACCCTACAGCTTATAGCTTGCCCAACGAACAAAAGCAGTGGTTGGCTCAATTGGCGGCAAGCCACCAAATACCCGTAATAGAGGACGATGTATATGGGGAAGTATACTTTGGCAAGCAACGCCCCACTACCATCAAGCGCTATGACACTGAAGGTTGGGTAATTTATTGCTCTTCTTTCTCTAAAATGCTATCGCCAGGGTATAGACTAGGGTATTGTCTGCCAGGACGTTTTATGCAACAGGTTGCCCGACAAAAACGCATTCATTCTATTGCCACCAGTTCGTTGGTTCAGTATACATTGAGTCATTTTTTGCAAAAAGGACGTTTCAGTTATCACCTCAAAAAACTGAGGCAAACACTCTACCTTAATATGTTAAAGTATGAGCAGTGTATAGACGCTTATTTTCCTGCGGAAACCTATTTTGCACCTCCACAGGGAGGTTATGTTTTTTGGATAGGCTTTGCCCCCAATACAAACACTTATAAACTTTATCTAAGTGCCAAAGCGCATCATATAGGAATAGTTCCGGGGCAATTATTTTCGCTAGGCAAACAATATAAGAACTTTATTCGTCTGAGTTTTGCTACTCCTTTTGATCAAAAGATAGAGGAGTCGTTAAAAAAACTAGGTAAGCTCGCTAATAATTTGAACATATCTTAGGGATAGGATGTTATTTTTTCAGAAAAAATAGGCAATTTTGCCGGATTATTCAAAAAAAGCAATTTTAATAGCCAATGAACTTGAGTGTTATACTTCTGCAAGTGATAAAACCGCCTTACCACGAGTATCATGCAGAGTACATTATTACCCAACCCTGGAACGCCGTGTCTTCGCTGGTGTTTTTTGTTCCGGTCATTTATTGGACCTGGAAACTCAAACCTCACTACAGGCAATACCCTGTAATGACTGCCATTTTGCCTTTGCTATTTCTCAATGGGCTGGGTTCTACCTTGTTTCATGCGTTTGAGCCCAACCTTGCCTTGGCCTTGCTCGATGGCATTCCTCCATTATTGATGATTATTTTACTCAGTAGTTATTTTTGGACCAAAACCACCAATTCCTGGTTTTCGGGGGTGTTGATCGTGCTGGGTTGTTATGGCATCAATGCATTGATGGCGTACATATTTTATATCAATGGCAAGCCCGAAGCCGCTACCAATATTACCTATTTCATTACGGGGATGATTGTACTTACCCCGGTGGTATTTATTCTTGCCCGAAGCCGTTGGCGAAAATGGAAAATGGTGGCATTGGCCATTGTATTGCTCAATCTGGCGCTGTTGTTTCGGGTATTGGATAGCTACGAATACCCCACCAACCCGTTTGCCCATGTCTTGCCGCAAGGCACTCATTTTTTGTGGCACATTTTAAGCGCAGCGGCAGTATTTCCATTGGGGCGTTTTTTAATCCACTTGCGTTATGTAGACACCCGCCCTATGGAAGCGTATGCTTAGTTTAGAAGCTAGAGTACTAGGGACTAGGTGCAAGGTTCTAGGTGCACCTTGTTTTATAAGTAGGTGAAAAATTATAATATTCTTATTTTCAGTTAGTTATGAGATTTCTTAGCTAGAAGGGGCAAGTCCTTAGATACCGATGCATATCGGTACACTGCAAGCGGGATGTTGGCATAACCTCTACTAGGTGCACCCTGTTCCTTGATACCTTTACTTGAAAATTTAAGTTGATGCTCAATACAGCGTACCGATCAATGTAACCACTACTGAATGGAAACTATAGGAGTAATTGCCAGAAGGCTGGAAGATAAACCACCTTTTGGCAAACAAACATATTTTTTTGAAGACATGCCGCTCGGCGACCGGAGCTTACCTCCGGTTTTTTTCTTTAGCCCTCTAGACTGGAGCCCACACCAGGCAACCATACCGGGGTATACCTATGCTCCCGCCCAGGGCAAGTGGCAACCCTGCGTACACCCTTTGCCACGTTATATCTACGATCGGTTTTGGGCAAGAACCCCGCAAGACTTAGCCCGGGTAAGGGCGCTCAAGGCACAGGTAATGGCGGCTGGAGGCAACATTCAAAACCCCCAGGCATTGTCTGATTTTGCCCGTGACAAATACCAGGTATTTGAGTTTTTGAAACAACAGCAATTGCCTACCATTGATACCTTGCAGCTTGCGCCTAACCAAGAAGAAGCGTTGGCCGCTTTTTTGGACAAATACCCCATGAAGAAGGTGTTTTATATAAAGGCAAATACAGGGGGGCAAGGCAGAGACATTTACATTTTGCACCGGGCGGCGCCAGGTTTTTCTATAGAGTGGGGCAACAAGGGACACGTTTTTACCCAAGTGTCTGAGTTGCACGCCTTTTTGGTGCAACACCTTGCCCACCAAACGTTTATAGTGCAGCCCCGCGCGCATACGGCACGGGTCAACGGGGGAAGCTTTGATGTACGGGTGCTGATTCAAAATTATGGCAATGCCCAGTATCACCTGGGTGGCATGGGCGTAAGGGTAGGGGCCAGGGGAGGGTTTATGTCTAACCTGAGCCTGGGCGCCACTGCCATGTCTTTTGATGACCTGGTGCGCTACTTCCAGCGTGTGTATGCGCAGGATTTGGCGCACTTGCGTGAAAAAATGACCGAATTGTGTTTGCACGCCGCCCACTTGTTGCACCAGCAATACGGCGATTTTGTCGAGTTGGGTTTTGACCTTTTGCTTACCCAAGACCAGCAAATACAACTATTGGAAATCAATGCCCGCCCTGCCCGCTGGCTATTTACCATGATCGCCAATGCCTCTGACCACCACCCCGCCCAACAAGCCGAGTTTAGACGCATCAGGCGGGCGTCTACGGGTAAGTTCATGCATTTTTTCAAACAACAATAAGCGGGTTGGTGGAGAGAATTGCCACTGGCTAATTTGCAAATATGCGAAAGTGTTGCCTGGAAAATGCGCACCACCGCAAGAACCAAAAGCAGGCAGTAGAACAGAGGGTGGGTGTGTTTTTTGTCCAAAAAAGCTTTGCTTACCCCCCCAAAAAAATGTGCGTCCGCCACCGCAAGAGCCAAAAGCTAATAGCTAACGGCTAAAACCTACTGCAGCCCATACTTTTCAATCGCCTTCAGAATATGTTCAGAGTAGGCAATGAGCGGGGGTTGGTCTTTGCCAATAAACTCAGTGGCTTGCTTGAGAATATCTTCCATTGATCCTACCGAAACATTGGGGTAGAACTTGGCAAGATTGCTCGACAAGTCGCGGCGGGAGTAAGCGTACCCCTCCGGAACCGCATTTGCCCAATAACGCGGGGCAGTCTTCCAGCCGGGCACCACATCGCGGCGTTTAGCCTCTTTTGCTTTCTCTTTTTGGCGTTGTTCTTTCAAGTCCTGGCGCAGAAAATGATCCCGGTCCAGCTTTTCGCCCTTTGCCTTGCCTAGCTCAGCCGCCACCACATCCATGGCCCCCTGTAGGTGGCTTGCCCTGATCTCTATATCGCCGTTTGCCTTGGTTTCATGCGACTCATCCGCTTTCGCTAATTCGGCCGCCTTTTCTACAATTTGTATAATGTACCACTTGCTCAAGGTATAAATCTGCGCCATGTTTTTCACCATATCTTTGCGGGCAAAGGCAAAACCCTGGGGCAAAGGCGTTGCCCAAAATTTTTCGGCCTCGGAGGGCGATAATATTTTTTTGAGCTTTCTCTCTTCCTCTTCTTTTGCTGCAGCTTTTTTTGCCTTTTCTTCGGCAGCTTTGCGCAATTTTTCCTGGGCTGCCTGCTCTTCTTTAGTTAACTTCTTCTTGGGTAACTTCTTTTGGGGTGCCTCTTCTTTCTCGGCGGCTTCCTTCTCCTCCTTCTTTTTGCCCATGTCCTTGAGCTTGCTCAGGTCTACCAACTGCACCGTGCGGCTGCTTTTTTGCTCCTCTTCCTTGTTGCTTTTTGCTTTCTCTTCTTCCAGCAATTGATAAATCTTTGCCTGAATCTCGTTCCAGTTCAGGTTTTTTACCGCGCATAAATCGCGCAACACTACCTCTATGCCTTCCTTAAAGGGAATGTCGTGGTAAGGACCTCCTTCCCAGCGGCGCTTGACCTTCTTTACCAACGCCTTGATGTCTTCTTCGGTGAGCACCACCGCCTGGCTCAAAATACGGGGCATATACAGCGGGTTATACTGCCACTTGGGAGGCAGGGCGCGTTCCCAGAGCAACTGCTGCAAGTACTCCTCTTCGTCTACCTGTGCCTCGTTCATCAGGTCGCGGGGGCGCACATACACCTCATCAAACTTGATCAACTCGCTCTTGATGGCGGGCTCCATGTGCAAGTCGTAATCGAGCACCTTTACCTTGGTGCCATACACCGCCAGCGCCACCTGTTTCATTATATTGTTGATTTGCGCCCCGGTCAGCCTAAACTTTTCGCCCAGAATGCGGGCAAAATTATCGGTGGGGTACTCCAGGTTGGCGGGGCGGTAGTTTTTCCACAGTTGGGTACGCTCGTCGGCTTCGGGGGGCGGCACCAATATGGTAGCCCCAATCCGGCGTTGAATCGCCGAGTCGAGGTTTTGCTGAAAGTTAGACGCCAGGATAATGAGCCCCGGAAAACTCTCAATTTTTTGCAACAAGTTGCTCACGTCAAAGTTGGCGTAACGGTCTTTGCTGTCGTTTACCTCAGAGCGTTTGCCAATGAGGGCATCGGCTTCATCGATAAACAAAATACTGGGCTCGCCCTTGAGGTGGTCAATGGCGCGGGTGAGCTCTTCAAACACCTTGTTGATGTTTTTAGAAGTTTCGCCAATGTATTTAGACACCACCTGCGCCAGCTCCAGCTGATAGGTAACCAAGCCCACCTCTTTGCCAATCACGGTGGCAATGAGGGTTTTACCCGTGCCCGGAGGGCCTTGCAACAAGCTAATGTAGCCGCTCTTGAAATGACCGCTCGCTTCGGCATCGTTGAAAAAGTCTTTGCCATTGCGGGCGTAATTGAGCAAAGGAGTCAAGGCGTTTTTGGTTTCGTCGTTGAGCACCAAATCGTCAAAAGTAAGCGGGGTGTCGAGCTTGGTAATGGGCAAGTCTTTGTTTTCTTCGGGCAAGGGCATATTGCCGCCCAAAAAGTATTGCCAGATGTTGGGGTTGAGCGAGATGAGGAGGTTTTTCCATTCGTCGTTACTGTCCGATTGAGAATAACGACTGTTGGGAGAAGTAAGCTCTATTCCCAGTTTGTGCAACAGGTCGGCCCTGGAACGAAAATATAATTGGTATTTGGCTTGGTTGCTTAAGTCGGCACCCGCCAACAAGTACAATACGGTTTGGATAGAGGGTAAAAAACGCCTGCCTTTTTCTTCTACTTTTCCGCCTACCATGGACGAGATCACCCTGGGCTTGGTGAGTTCCTGGAGGGCAAAAAATAAGGAGTCGTTGAGGCTCAGTGCCATCGTGGTGGCAAGCAATAAACGAATGTTGTACGCTTCGCTTGCTTGGTGTTTATGTAACCATTGCCCATATTGGCTGTCAGTTTCTATAGGTGGAAAATCAATAGGAACGTCATTAAAGTCGGGTAAGCCTAGAAAATCTTCAAAGTCGAGCTCTCCGGCAGGGTCTTGATAACGGTACCAAATAATTTTTAGCCACCAGTTGAGCTCGCTGTGCACACCGTCCAGGTCTTTGTTTTTGGGCACCGATCGGCGCAAAGCCACTACTCGGTTGAGTTCTTTTACTCGGTCGAGTGGTAGCATGTCCTTAGACGCGTCTAAAGAAGCCTGGCTTTTTTGTAACTTAAACTCAGTGTCGTGGCTCTTTTCGGGCTTATTATCTTCTGGAATGTGTTCTAACTCCATGGTGGTTTTATTGTGGTGATAACGTTTTCCAATGAGCTGTAAAACTACTAAAAAAGTTTGTAGGTGTTGGTTTTTATGGTAGATGTTTTGCTGCTTTTGGCTTTCTTTGTATTTTGCAATGCCTGCAGTCAATATAACATAAAATAAGGAATCAACGCATTTACAACAAGCAAAGTTTATGATGGACAAGCATCAGCAAAAGTTAGA
This window of the Microscilla marina ATCC 23134 genome carries:
- a CDS encoding YheC/YheD family protein yields the protein METIGVIARRLEDKPPFGKQTYFFEDMPLGDRSLPPVFFFSPLDWSPHQATIPGYTYAPAQGKWQPCVHPLPRYIYDRFWARTPQDLARVRALKAQVMAAGGNIQNPQALSDFARDKYQVFEFLKQQQLPTIDTLQLAPNQEEALAAFLDKYPMKKVFYIKANTGGQGRDIYILHRAAPGFSIEWGNKGHVFTQVSELHAFLVQHLAHQTFIVQPRAHTARVNGGSFDVRVLIQNYGNAQYHLGGMGVRVGARGGFMSNLSLGATAMSFDDLVRYFQRVYAQDLAHLREKMTELCLHAAHLLHQQYGDFVELGFDLLLTQDQQIQLLEINARPARWLFTMIANASDHHPAQQAEFRRIRRASTGKFMHFFKQQ
- a CDS encoding ATP-binding protein translates to MELEHIPEDNKPEKSHDTEFKLQKSQASLDASKDMLPLDRVKELNRVVALRRSVPKNKDLDGVHSELNWWLKIIWYRYQDPAGELDFEDFLGLPDFNDVPIDFPPIETDSQYGQWLHKHQASEAYNIRLLLATTMALSLNDSLFFALQELTKPRVISSMVGGKVEEKGRRFLPSIQTVLYLLAGADLSNQAKYQLYFRSRADLLHKLGIELTSPNSRYSQSDSNDEWKNLLISLNPNIWQYFLGGNMPLPEENKDLPITKLDTPLTFDDLVLNDETKNALTPLLNYARNGKDFFNDAEASGHFKSGYISLLQGPPGTGKTLIATVIGKEVGLVTYQLELAQVVSKYIGETSKNINKVFEELTRAIDHLKGEPSILFIDEADALIGKRSEVNDSKDRYANFDVSNLLQKIESFPGLIILASNFQQNLDSAIQRRIGATILVPPPEADERTQLWKNYRPANLEYPTDNFARILGEKFRLTGAQINNIMKQVALAVYGTKVKVLDYDLHMEPAIKSELIKFDEVYVRPRDLMNEAQVDEEEYLQQLLWERALPPKWQYNPLYMPRILSQAVVLTEEDIKALVKKVKRRWEGGPYHDIPFKEGIEVVLRDLCAVKNLNWNEIQAKIYQLLEEEKAKSNKEEEQKSSRTVQLVDLSKLKDMGKKKEEKEAAEKEEAPQKKLPKKKLTKEEQAAQEKLRKAAEEKAKKAAAKEEEERKLKKILSPSEAEKFWATPLPQGFAFARKDMVKNMAQIYTLSKWYIIQIVEKAAELAKADESHETKANGDIEIRASHLQGAMDVVAAELGKAKGEKLDRDHFLRQDLKEQRQKEKAKEAKRRDVVPGWKTAPRYWANAVPEGYAYSRRDLSSNLAKFYPNVSVGSMEDILKQATEFIGKDQPPLIAYSEHILKAIEKYGLQ
- a CDS encoding ceramidase domain-containing protein; the encoded protein is MNLSVILLQVIKPPYHEYHAEYIITQPWNAVSSLVFFVPVIYWTWKLKPHYRQYPVMTAILPLLFLNGLGSTLFHAFEPNLALALLDGIPPLLMIILLSSYFWTKTTNSWFSGVLIVLGCYGINALMAYIFYINGKPEAATNITYFITGMIVLTPVVFILARSRWRKWKMVALAIVLLNLALLFRVLDSYEYPTNPFAHVLPQGTHFLWHILSAAAVFPLGRFLIHLRYVDTRPMEAYA
- a CDS encoding aminotransferase-like domain-containing protein — translated: MKSTQEFLYLQIAQSIEQQIVSGTLPVGHKLPSVRVLCQQQQVSPSTVFNAYYRLETMGLIEARPKSGYYVRQSRAVQRMQRYQEILPSPQKLPPLNPSVSDIIDDIEQFNQLSGVTSFAPATPALQMLPGQKLQKSVREVMRKYSDECLNYAPVHGLACLREQILLHGAHWGFRGSPHEVLVTAGCLEAISLCLQALTRPGDLIITETLTYFGIQQLIQNLGLKVAPVAIHPETGLDMKHITTLLKAHKVKACLFTSNFHNPTAYSLPNEQKQWLAQLAASHQIPVIEDDVYGEVYFGKQRPTTIKRYDTEGWVIYCSSFSKMLSPGYRLGYCLPGRFMQQVARQKRIHSIATSSLVQYTLSHFLQKGRFSYHLKKLRQTLYLNMLKYEQCIDAYFPAETYFAPPQGGYVFWIGFAPNTNTYKLYLSAKAHHIGIVPGQLFSLGKQYKNFIRLSFATPFDQKIEESLKKLGKLANNLNIS